A window of the Sabethes cyaneus chromosome 1, idSabCyanKW18_F2, whole genome shotgun sequence genome harbors these coding sequences:
- the LOC128739744 gene encoding probable nuclear transport factor 2 isoform X1, giving the protein MALNPQYEIIGKGFVSTYYALFDDPNQRHSLVTMYNAESSFMTFEGQQIQGSAKIAEKLQSLTFQKISRAITAIDSQPMFDGGVLINVLGRLQCDEDPPHSYSQIFVLKPAGTSFYCAHDVFRLNIHNTA; this is encoded by the exons ATGGCTCTCAATCCGCAGTACGAGATAATTGGCAAAGGATTCGTTTCCACCTACTACGCATTGTTCGATGATCCGAACCAACGGCACTCTTTGGTTACGATGTACAAC GCTGAATCATCGTTTATGACATTTGAAGGCCAGCAAATTCAGGGGTCAGCGAAAATCGCGGAGAAATTACAA AGTCTAACGTTCCAAAAAATTAGCCGGGCAATCACGGCAATTGACTCTCAGCCTATGTTCGATGGAGGTGTGCTAATCAATGTTTTAGGAAGATTACAG TGCGACGAGGATCCACCGCACTCCTATTCGcagatttttgttttgaaaccaGCCGGAACTTCGTTCTACTGTGCCCACGACGTGTTTCGTCTCAATATCCACAATACCGCAtaa
- the LOC128739744 gene encoding probable nuclear transport factor 2 isoform X2 has translation MALNPQYEIIGKGFVSTYYALFDDPNQRHSLVTMYNAESSFMTFEGQQIQGSAKIAEKLQSLTFQKISRAITAIDSQPMFDGGVLINVLGRLQTDEDQPHAYTQTFVLKPIGTSFFVQHDVFRLALHDLA, from the exons ATGGCTCTCAATCCGCAGTACGAGATAATTGGCAAAGGATTCGTTTCCACCTACTACGCATTGTTCGATGATCCGAACCAACGGCACTCTTTGGTTACGATGTACAAC GCTGAATCATCGTTTATGACATTTGAAGGCCAGCAAATTCAGGGGTCAGCGAAAATCGCGGAGAAATTACAA AGTCTAACGTTCCAAAAAATTAGCCGGGCAATCACGGCAATTGACTCTCAGCCTATGTTCGATGGAGGTGTGCTAATCAATGTTTTAGGAAGATTACAG ACCGACGAAGATCAGCCCCACGCGTACACGCAAACGTTTGTGCTGAAACCGATCGGAACCAGCTTCTTCGTTCAGCATGACGTTTTCAGATTAGCGCTGCACGATTTGGCATAG